A genomic segment from Sulfuritalea hydrogenivorans sk43H encodes:
- a CDS encoding 2TM domain-containing protein — translation MACHSRFIDDPNLSVAERDARRQVHGLRNFYKHLVVFAVINSGLAAINLIASPERLWFYWPLLGWGVWLTLHAFATFARGRWLGAEWEERKVRQLMAGKSVE, via the coding sequence ATGGCCTGCCATTCCCGTTTCATCGATGATCCGAATCTGTCCGTCGCCGAACGCGATGCCCGACGCCAGGTGCATGGCCTGCGCAACTTCTACAAGCATCTCGTGGTGTTCGCGGTGATCAACTCCGGCCTTGCCGCGATCAACCTGATCGCCTCGCCCGAGCGTCTGTGGTTCTACTGGCCGCTGTTGGGCTGGGGGGTATGGCTGACACTGCATGCCTTCGCCACCTTTGCGCGCGGCCGCTGGCTGGGCGCCGAGTGGGAGGAGCGGAAAGTCCGGCAACTGATGGCCGGCAAGAGCGTGGAATAA
- a CDS encoding class I SAM-dependent methyltransferase has product MTSHWVERFMPLIAAGGSVLDLACGGGRHSLLLAGHGYRVEAVDRDAGSLAEISARAPGIATREADLEGGPWPYHGRAFDGIVVTNYLYRPLLPLLLNALEVNGVLIYETFMVGNERFGKPSNPAFLLRPGELLDVVRRRLVVVAFEQGEVAAPRPAVVQRLCATRRIDPLLPQ; this is encoded by the coding sequence ATGACCTCGCATTGGGTTGAGCGCTTCATGCCGCTGATCGCGGCGGGCGGCTCGGTGCTCGATCTGGCATGCGGTGGGGGGCGGCATTCGCTGCTGCTGGCCGGGCACGGCTACCGGGTGGAAGCGGTCGATCGCGATGCCGGGTCGCTGGCGGAAATTTCGGCCAGGGCGCCCGGCATCGCCACGCGGGAGGCGGACCTCGAAGGCGGTCCGTGGCCGTATCACGGCCGTGCCTTCGACGGCATTGTCGTTACCAACTACCTGTATCGGCCGCTGCTGCCGCTGCTGCTCAATGCGCTGGAGGTCAATGGCGTGCTGATCTACGAAACCTTCATGGTCGGCAACGAGCGCTTCGGCAAGCCTTCCAATCCGGCGTTTCTGCTGCGCCCCGGCGAACTGCTCGACGTGGTGCGGCGGCGCCTGGTCGTGGTGGCGTTCGAACAAGGGGAAGTCGCCGCGCCGCGACCGGCCGTGGTGCAGCGCCTGTGCGCAACGCGACGCATCGATCCGCTGCTGCCGCAATAG
- a CDS encoding adenylate/guanylate cyclase domain-containing protein: MPVTPRTQAGNPQDNPDALRERLTTTTEAYGRFVPREFLNLLGIEDIRKVEVGQQVERKMTVLFADIRNFTSLSESMSPQENFNFLNSYLIQMEPIITAHGGFIDKYIGDAIMALFPESPDAALRCSLAMLQRLEEYNDGRQRAGYRPIKIGIGINTGIVILGTIGGAARMDGTVIGDAVNLAARLERLTKEYRVSILISEYTLYCLDEPSQWSIRFLDRTHVRGKQDNQSVYEVFNGDPAPLRRAKEETLKTFELALAYYHLDDILTSRERLIACLAIAPDDDAARVYLERCENPVGGLGNRQAELTSSWREEYSFGHAAVDAAHKNLLADMNGLARAVNVGAWDLTPPLLAQIQFAAANDFMIEEELMVADGYPFLDLHVRQHQRFFEYFGELRREIERGEENRVYLAFRVKRLLTDWLVNHILNADRHYGHYLHSKQRNPVHL; this comes from the coding sequence ATGCCCGTGACACCGCGCACGCAGGCTGGCAACCCACAGGACAATCCCGATGCCCTGCGCGAACGGCTGACTACGACAACCGAAGCCTACGGCCGCTTCGTGCCGCGCGAATTCCTCAACCTGCTGGGCATCGAAGACATCCGCAAAGTGGAAGTCGGGCAGCAGGTCGAACGCAAGATGACGGTCCTGTTCGCCGACATCCGCAACTTCACCTCGCTGTCGGAGTCGATGAGCCCGCAGGAGAACTTCAACTTCCTCAACTCCTATCTGATCCAGATGGAGCCGATCATCACCGCTCATGGCGGCTTCATCGACAAGTACATCGGCGATGCCATCATGGCGCTGTTTCCCGAATCGCCGGATGCCGCCTTGCGCTGCAGCCTGGCAATGCTGCAACGGCTCGAAGAATACAACGACGGCCGCCAGCGCGCCGGTTATCGTCCGATCAAGATCGGCATCGGCATCAACACCGGCATCGTCATCCTCGGCACCATCGGCGGCGCGGCGCGCATGGACGGCACGGTGATCGGCGACGCGGTGAACCTCGCGGCGCGGCTCGAACGCCTGACCAAGGAATACCGGGTATCGATCCTGATCAGCGAATACACCCTGTACTGCCTCGACGAACCCAGCCAGTGGTCGATCCGCTTTCTCGACCGCACCCACGTACGCGGCAAGCAGGACAACCAATCGGTGTATGAAGTCTTCAACGGCGACCCCGCGCCATTGCGGCGGGCCAAGGAAGAGACGCTGAAGACCTTTGAACTGGCGCTGGCCTACTATCACCTCGACGACATCCTCACCTCGCGCGAGCGGCTGATTGCCTGCCTTGCCATCGCGCCCGACGACGACGCCGCGCGCGTCTATCTCGAGCGCTGCGAAAATCCCGTCGGAGGGCTGGGCAATCGGCAGGCCGAACTGACCTCCAGCTGGCGCGAGGAATATTCATTCGGCCATGCGGCAGTGGATGCCGCGCACAAGAACCTGCTGGCCGACATGAACGGACTGGCCCGCGCGGTGAATGTCGGCGCATGGGACCTGACACCGCCGCTGCTGGCACAGATACAGTTCGCCGCCGCCAACGATTTCATGATCGAGGAAGAGCTCATGGTGGCGGACGGCTATCCCTTCCTCGACCTGCATGTACGACAGCATCAGCGCTTTTTCGAATACTTCGGCGAGTTGCGCCGCGAGATCGAGCGCGGCGAGGAAAATCGCGTCTACCTGGCCTTCCGCGTCAAGCGCTTGCTGACCGACTGGCTGGTCAACCACATCCTCAACGCAGATCGCCATTACGGGCACTATCTGCACAGCAAGCAGAGAAACCCGGTTCATTTGTAA
- a CDS encoding bifunctional acetate--CoA ligase family protein/GNAT family N-acetyltransferase — translation MHNEQHYLHTLFEPKSIAIIGASETPNSIGVTLVRNMLDSGYKGKLFFVNPKHETVFGQQSYPAVDTIPQRLDIAVICTRAETVPDIVDACGRAGCRNAIVISGGFAEAGPRGGALERAALESARRHGMRLLGPNCLGIMRPGSHINLTFGHGFAHAGTIGLISQSGALCTAILDWALPNKVGFSNVVSLGAEGDIDFGEVLDYMVSDPRTENIFLYIEGIKNARRFMSALRAAARCKPVLLIKVGKHPAGEKAARSHTGALVGADDVFDAALRRAGVVRLANVGQMYAAASALFSHFRPRGKRLAIITNGGGPGVMAADHAADIGIPLAQLDAATITRLNELLPATWSKSNPIDILGDADPTRYGVALQACIDDDNIDGVLAILTPQAMTDPTQAARTVIEMARQSDKPLVTCWMGEEQVNEARKLFQGAGIPTFRTPEPAVDLFSHISNYYRNRQLLMQTPPSISEQTPPRLESARLVIETALMEGRKTLNEMESKAVLSAFKIPIAQTMVARSASEAMVLAEELGLPVVMKIDSPQIVHKTDSGGVRLNLNSLAAVRDSWLEIMDEVKKNRPDAHINGIAIEPMIQKPNGRELVVGMTRDKIFGPTIVFGPGGTSVEAYSSDRAVALPPLNSVLVADMLASTRTTARLGEFRNMPPVNMEAIESVLLRVSAMVCELPWISEMDINPLIVDEHGAVAVDARIEIENMPITAGRYDHMAIHPYPTHLKSSFQAKDGSWVTIRPIKPEDVRMEQEFVKALSPETRYMRFMNTIREVSPAQLVRLTQIDYDREMAFVATIDADGVEKEIGVVRYATSPDGESCEFAIVVADDWQGRGLARRLMGILIDTARSAGLRYMHGDFLAENARMLAFVASLGFVLSSHPEDHGLKRGVLVLN, via the coding sequence ATGCATAACGAGCAACACTACCTGCACACCCTGTTCGAGCCGAAATCGATCGCCATCATCGGCGCATCGGAAACACCGAATTCGATTGGCGTCACCCTGGTTCGCAACATGCTCGATTCCGGGTACAAGGGCAAGCTCTTCTTCGTCAATCCGAAACACGAAACCGTGTTCGGGCAGCAAAGCTATCCGGCGGTGGATACGATTCCGCAGCGGCTGGATATCGCAGTCATCTGCACCCGGGCGGAAACCGTCCCCGACATCGTCGATGCCTGCGGCCGGGCCGGCTGCAGAAACGCGATTGTCATTTCCGGCGGCTTCGCCGAAGCCGGCCCGCGCGGCGGCGCGCTGGAACGGGCCGCGCTGGAAAGCGCCCGCCGCCACGGCATGCGCCTGCTCGGCCCCAACTGCCTCGGCATCATGCGCCCGGGCAGCCACATCAACCTGACCTTCGGCCACGGCTTCGCGCATGCCGGCACCATCGGCCTGATCTCGCAATCCGGTGCCCTGTGCACGGCGATCCTCGACTGGGCGCTGCCGAACAAGGTCGGCTTCTCCAATGTGGTCTCACTCGGCGCCGAAGGCGACATCGACTTCGGCGAAGTGCTCGACTACATGGTCTCCGACCCGCGCACCGAGAACATCTTTCTCTACATCGAGGGCATCAAGAACGCGCGCCGCTTCATGAGCGCGCTGCGCGCCGCCGCCCGCTGCAAGCCGGTGCTGCTGATCAAGGTGGGCAAGCATCCGGCCGGCGAGAAGGCCGCGCGCTCCCACACCGGCGCCCTGGTCGGCGCCGACGACGTGTTCGATGCCGCGCTGCGCCGCGCCGGCGTCGTGCGCCTGGCCAACGTCGGCCAGATGTATGCGGCCGCTTCCGCCCTGTTCTCCCACTTCCGGCCGCGCGGCAAGCGCCTGGCAATCATCACCAATGGCGGCGGCCCCGGCGTCATGGCGGCCGACCATGCCGCCGACATCGGCATCCCGCTGGCGCAACTCGATGCGGCCACCATCACGCGGCTCAACGAGCTGCTGCCCGCCACCTGGTCGAAGTCCAATCCGATCGACATCCTCGGCGACGCCGACCCGACGCGCTACGGCGTCGCGCTTCAGGCCTGCATCGATGACGACAACATCGACGGCGTGCTGGCCATCCTCACGCCGCAGGCGATGACCGACCCGACCCAGGCAGCGCGCACGGTGATCGAAATGGCGCGGCAGAGCGACAAGCCTCTGGTCACCTGCTGGATGGGCGAAGAGCAGGTGAACGAGGCGCGCAAGCTGTTCCAGGGCGCCGGCATTCCCACTTTCCGCACGCCCGAGCCGGCGGTCGACCTGTTCTCGCACATTTCCAACTACTACCGCAACCGCCAGCTGCTGATGCAGACGCCACCCTCGATTTCGGAGCAAACCCCGCCGCGGCTCGAATCGGCGCGACTGGTCATCGAAACCGCGCTGATGGAAGGACGCAAGACGCTCAACGAAATGGAATCGAAGGCCGTGCTCTCCGCCTTCAAGATTCCCATCGCGCAAACCATGGTCGCCCGCTCCGCCTCCGAAGCCATGGTGCTGGCCGAAGAACTCGGCCTGCCGGTGGTGATGAAAATCGATTCGCCGCAGATCGTGCATAAAACCGATTCCGGCGGCGTCCGCCTCAACCTGAACAGCCTCGCCGCGGTGCGCGACTCCTGGCTGGAAATCATGGACGAGGTGAAGAAGAACCGTCCCGACGCGCACATCAACGGCATCGCCATCGAGCCGATGATCCAGAAACCCAACGGCCGCGAACTGGTGGTCGGCATGACGCGCGACAAGATCTTCGGCCCCACCATCGTTTTCGGCCCCGGCGGCACCAGCGTCGAGGCCTACAGCAGCGACCGCGCCGTGGCCCTGCCGCCGCTCAACTCGGTCCTCGTCGCCGACATGCTGGCCTCGACCCGGACCACCGCCCGACTCGGCGAATTCCGCAACATGCCGCCGGTCAACATGGAGGCGATCGAATCCGTGCTGCTGCGCGTCTCGGCCATGGTCTGCGAATTGCCGTGGATCAGCGAGATGGACATCAACCCCCTGATCGTCGACGAACACGGCGCCGTGGCGGTAGACGCCCGCATCGAGATCGAGAACATGCCGATCACCGCCGGACGCTACGACCACATGGCGATTCATCCCTATCCGACGCACCTCAAGTCCAGCTTCCAGGCCAAGGACGGCTCATGGGTCACCATCCGCCCGATCAAGCCGGAAGACGTCCGCATGGAACAGGAGTTCGTCAAGGCGCTGTCGCCCGAAACGCGCTACATGCGCTTCATGAACACCATCCGCGAAGTGTCGCCGGCGCAGCTGGTCCGGCTCACGCAAATCGACTATGACCGCGAAATGGCGTTTGTCGCGACCATCGACGCCGACGGTGTCGAAAAGGAAATCGGCGTCGTCCGCTACGCCACCAGCCCGGACGGCGAATCCTGCGAGTTCGCCATCGTCGTCGCCGACGACTGGCAGGGCCGGGGACTGGCCCGCCGCCTGATGGGCATCCTGATCGACACCGCGCGCAGCGCCGGCCTGCGCTACATGCATGGCGACTTCCTCGCCGAAAACGCTCGCATGCTGGCATTCGTCGCCAGCCTGGGCTTCGTGCTTTCGTCCCATCCGGAAGACCACGGCCTCAAGCGCGGCGTGCTGGTTCTGAACTGA
- a CDS encoding DNA-3-methyladenine glycosylase I, which produces MAKVGAGATARCPWCGEDPLYVAYHDKEWGVPCHDERTLFEFLILEGAQAGLSWITILRKRENYRRAFDNFDPVKIARYGERDVARLLGDAGIVRNRLKIAASIGNARATLELYEQGLSLDQLLWAFVDGRPRINRWRTMDQIPAITPQAEALSKELKRRGFRFIGPTVVYAHMQATGMVNDHLVSCPRHADLGA; this is translated from the coding sequence ATGGCGAAAGTCGGCGCCGGCGCCACGGCGCGCTGCCCCTGGTGCGGCGAGGATCCGCTCTACGTTGCCTATCACGACAAGGAATGGGGCGTGCCCTGCCACGACGAACGCACGCTGTTCGAGTTCCTCATCCTCGAAGGCGCGCAGGCCGGGCTGTCCTGGATCACCATCCTCAGGAAGCGCGAAAACTACCGCCGCGCCTTCGACAACTTCGACCCGGTGAAGATTGCCCGCTACGGCGAACGTGACGTCGCACGCCTGCTGGGCGACGCCGGCATCGTCCGCAACCGGCTCAAGATCGCGGCCAGCATCGGCAATGCCCGCGCCACGCTGGAGCTTTACGAACAGGGCCTGAGCCTCGATCAGTTGTTGTGGGCTTTCGTCGACGGCCGCCCGCGCATCAACCGCTGGCGCACGATGGACCAGATTCCGGCCATCACGCCGCAAGCCGAAGCCCTGTCCAAGGAACTCAAGCGCCGCGGCTTCCGCTTCATCGGGCCGACCGTGGTCTACGCCCACATGCAGGCCACCGGCATGGTCAACGACCATCTGGTTTCCTGTCCGCGCCACGCCGATCTCGGTGCCTGA